From the Patescibacteria group bacterium genome, one window contains:
- a CDS encoding DUF805 domain-containing protein: protein MNYYLSVLKKYAEFNGRARRAEYWYFVLFNAIIIFGLNLVETLFGGGGILSGIYQLAVIVPTIAVGVRRMHDVNKSGWFLLIPIYNFILTVIDGTRGDNKYGPDPKATGTNENVVVSQN from the coding sequence ATGAATTATTATTTATCAGTTTTAAAAAAATACGCGGAGTTTAATGGACGCGCCCGTAGAGCAGAGTATTGGTATTTTGTTCTATTTAACGCCATTATTATTTTTGGGTTAAATTTAGTAGAAACTTTGTTTGGTGGCGGAGGTATTTTGAGCGGGATTTATCAGCTAGCTGTGATAGTTCCAACTATTGCGGTCGGTGTCCGCAGAATGCATGACGTTAATAAGAGCGGTTGGTTCCTTTTAATTCCGATTTATAATTTTATCTTGACAGTTATTGATGGGACGAGGGGTGATAATAAATATGGCCCTGATCCAAAAGCAACAGGCACCAACGAGAATGTTGTTGTTTCCCAAAATTAA
- a CDS encoding DUF5679 domain-containing protein, giving the protein MEAYCVRCKAKKEMKDAKETKVNARGGKTRPAMKGVCPDCGTTMMRFLPQK; this is encoded by the coding sequence ATGGAAGCATACTGCGTCAGATGCAAGGCAAAAAAAGAGATGAAAGACGCCAAAGAAACCAAGGTCAATGCCAGAGGCGGCAAAACCAGACCGGCAATGAAAGGCGTTTGCCCTGATTGCGGCACCACAATGATGAGATTTTTGCCTCAAAAATAG